TTACATTCTAGTTAACAGTTAATGTgtaaaacttctttttttgtgccaTCGATGTATGTTATAATTGCTCAATTTTCTAATGATCCTTGACTATTAGAGGTACTATGCCTTAAGAATCAAAAAACTTGAGCATTTATAAATACACCACATCGGAccactttaaaaaaaagtttcaaatcatTGAATTATGAACCAATTAAGATTGCGAACATGGCAGAGTGGGCTCAAGTTCGTTCCCACCATGTGGTGTTggattttgctttgttttgcacCTCACATATGAGCCCAAAAAATGAGATGTTGAGTCGATTGTCATATCGATTATGGCATGAAAATAAAAAcgatatttataaataaaaaacaatataaTTACACAAATGGTTATTGAACCAATGtgatttatgaaattttaatttatttaatatagtttttgaactttaatctaatatgcaatgttattaataaacttttagtttattcaatgtgatccatgaacttttattAAACGTTCAATATAATCCCTAATCTATAGTAAAGTATATCTCATGTCattcttttatcaattcaaattcagggataacattgaacatttacatTTAGTCCATGATCTAATCGAAAATGTATCAAAGGTTCGCGAtgcacattaaataaattaaaagttcaaggacggtATTGTACATTTAGCCAAAGTTTAGTgattatttgtgtaatttttcttttgtaaaattGTGAAAAGGATTTTTGATATTTCAAATGACTTTGAATCAACATTCGAACGGTCGAGGTGTTTGGTAATACATGAAATCCAACCGCAAAGGCAAAAACACATAAGTTTGACTGTCTGACGGATTTATTTGACCAATCAAACGTTGACCAACCGCTTTATCCTAAGCGGTTGCTGCTGCGCCATTTAAGATCATGAGAATGATTCAGGGTACAACTATTTCTTAggttgaccgaaaaaaaaaaaaacttttcttaAGGCGCGGGTGTCAATATTTATAatctagaaatcaatttttttactttttcaagtagTTTCAAAACTAATTTTACAGCAAAAAAATGCTCTAGAAGTAAAATAATAGTAACTTAACGGGTTTCTACTCCGAAGCTGCATTGCTAAGCGGATTTTTAGTTcaaaagcacttttgaagtagaaattctaTTCTTCTTTAGAAGATGCGAGGTCACGGATGTCGAGGCCATCGTAGGCGGCGTCACGGCGGCCTAGTTTAGGAAGGAACCCGCCATCACCCCCGCTCTCCTCCACATGCGGTTTCACGATTGCTTTGTCACTAGAAGCTGTTAACCTACGATACCTAACCTAAATTACTTCCTAATGCCGGCTCGTTTTTGTATGTTGAAATGTCTCGATAACTAAACAGATATCCCtggattttgttttttgatATAACGAAAATTAGGGATGCGACGCCTCCATTCTTCTCGACGTAAATTCGAGTAAGAAGACTGTGCCACCGAATTTGAGCATCGAGGCTACGATCTCATTGACGCCGCGAAGGCCACCGTGGAGGCCATATGCCCTAGGTTGTTTCCTGCGCCGATATCATTGTCATGGCCACTAGAGACGCCGTGTCCGTGGTAATAAAATCGCATAATGCATAATAAAGATGTGTGCACTATGGCTATGTTTGCTTCGCAAAAAATGAGTGTGGACATTTGCttatatcgtttacaaaaacgagtggacgaaaaatattttcattgtctaatCGAATGTTTAGACATTAATTGTTGTcagtgatgaaaatatttttaattggctaattatttcaagcaatgcaCACTatcctttttaggaaaatgtatcccaaattatccatttttcgTGAATCAAATAGGCGCCTAAGTGTCTCAATCGAGTGACATTTTGCTCCTCGCATGCTATACTTACACACACATTATTAGCTTAGTAAAATTCACGACGTCCGTGGGAGACATGCGCTCAAATCTTGTAGATGGTAGAACGGGTGAAAAGAGGGCTGCTAGGTGTCCAACGTGATCTCGGCGTTACATGTCTTGATTTTATGCGATTCATAACCCAACcggacatatttttgtgcggcccaaaagtgaataaaaaattgagatttagtttgtGACGGGGAAAGTTAGGCTGATAAACTCAACttggagcaagcgaacaaatctccatTGTGGTGCGAATAGATTGGTAtggggggttcgggggcaacgcctcAATTTTGTCTATTTCTAGGGTTTCTTTTGTATTGGCAGTTGAAGatttttccttatgtgagagatTAGTAAAccggggtttttttttaaaaaaaaccatcTCCATCTCTTTAGGCATAGTGGAATTTATTTTGCTCGCCCGTGAACGTAGATCTGTTTGCTTTCGCTTTTGTTACAACAGGGACTCACCGTCTCCAACATGGTCCTTCTCCTAGGTAGGGTACCTGCGCCATTGTCGTCATCGCCTATCAATTTAAAAGGATTAGATCCAAGTAGACAAAATGGAAGTTGTAGCGTGCTTAGGGTCTGTTCGTGGAAGTAACTGCTATATTATGTTGTCCTAGGCGGCCGCACGATCAGCGTTGCTCACTGCTCGCTCTTCCAAGACCGGCTTTACAACTTCCAGAACACCGGGAAGCCCAACGCGACCATGGACCTGTCCTTGGCTTCCGCCCTGAGGTCGACGTGCCCTAACGGGAAGACTAAAGCAGACAACATCGTCAGCCTCGACCGGGGCCCTCTCAGCTCGTCAATCATGGACAACTCCTACTACAAGCAGATACTCGCCCATAGAGGGATACTGCAGATCGATCAGGAGGTCGCGCTGGACAGGCGGACCAAGGACATTGTGGGAACAATAGCCGGCGGGCTCGATTTCTCGGCTAAGTTTGGCCAGGCCATGGTTAAGTTGGGCGCACTCCACAATGGCTCTCCGGGGTAAGATAAGGGAATCAACAAAGGCTCGCCAAAGCTAACCCCCTTCCGAAGACGGGCAGAACACCTTCGACCATAGGCGTGGCGGGGATCGTCGGACTTGAATTCAAGACTTGCTGTGGTCGCACTATGTTTTTCTCTGATTACGTTTGATTTTGTACTCTTGTCTGCTCGGCTTTGGTGTTTCTCGTATTTCAtttgagattttcatttttttgtgccACGTGGCATCTGGCCAATAAAATTGAATTATCAATTTTCCATTTACACGTGCATTTTCTGCTTTGAATGAAGAACCGATCCTGACCGTCCGTTGCAGCGGCCCACCGTCATCTCCACCGTCGATgctctctccttcttcctctctctctctctctctctctctctctctctccggtttTCTTCAGTGAAGCGACTCCCATTCGACCACTTGCTTCTTCCATCAGTGTcacgaactctctctctctcgtgcgcgCTTCCTGATCATTAAAGAAGGTACGTGAAAAGGAGAATTCCAATCGGATTCGACCGGTTCGATATGGACATCAGAGGACCGATCCGGTTCCGCAGCTCCGACTCCTCTTCCACGCATCGCTTCGTCGGCAGCTTCTCCCCTCAAAACCCTAGCCCCTCCTCCAGCAACGCCGCCGACGACGACCTCAGCGAGGACGACATCTTCTCCGCCGTCGACTTCTCCgacgccgccgaccaccaccatcgacaTCGCGGCAACAACCTCAGCAGCCAGGttccggccgccgccgccgccttgtCTCCTTGCCTTCGCAATCACCACCTCGGCCGGCACAGGAACTCCGCCTTGGGCCCGCCGGATGGCTTCGGCATACTCGCCGCGCTCCCCGAGCGCGAGACTAGCTCCGTCTTCGGCCGCAACGTCTCCGTTTCTCCTTCTTCGCCTCTCTCGGCGGCGGCGCCCCTTTCGTCCTCGCGGGTGATCCCTGCGATTCCACGCCCCCCGCAGGACAGATTTCCACTGGCTTCTTTTTCCTTAGCGAAGAAGTACCACCAATCGGCGCCGGTGAACGTGCCTGTGTTGATGGCGAGGAGGCACCGCGAGTTTGTCGAAGTTGGGGACGAGAATCGGGACGATGATGATGAGAAGGATTTTGATGGGGAAGAGATGTTGCCGCCGCACGAGATAGTGGCGAGGCGATTGTCCCGTTCTCAGAGCGTCGCTTGCTCGGTGCTCGAAGGAGCTGGGCGGACCCTCAAGGGGAGGGATCTGCATCGGGTCCGCGATGCGGTGTTGCGGCAAACAGGTTTTCTAGATTGAGAACGCTTCTGTAACTGAGCTGAGGGAATATTGTGATGTGTGGTATATTAGAATTTGGCATTCATAATTTGTGATTTTGGGTTAGTAATAGGGACGCATTCAATTATTATTATGTTGAAATTGTCACCGTTCTGGCTCTTTTATTTCTCTATTCCAACTGCTGTGATAATTTGCACTGGTTCGCTGATTATTATAAAGTTGTGATTTTTGAAAACTATAACGAGCTCTGCAGCTAAGAGATTTAGAAGTCTGGTTGACTTAGCATTATGGAACTGGCATGCTAGAATATGTATGATCCGGTCTTTGATTATATGGTTGGATAAGCCAACTTGAGGTTCTTCTCAATCTGTACGATCAAGGAGGAAGTATCCCTACTGACTACTTCGCTTCAACTAAAATTTATAGCCACTGAACTTCACTTTCATTACCAGGTGCATAATTGAGCTAATAAGCTTCTTCCTTATGGGCCATAAGTCTGAGATACGGTATGCTGACTTTGTGGTTAACAGAAGCGGCACTAACCAGAGGACAAGATCGTGACTATGAGTGAGATGGTGGGCTTTAGTTTGTTCGTGATTAGTACATACATTGACCTTCGCcaatatcaacatcacctttatcccaaactagttggagtcggcggtcgatgaaccaaaaataataaaataaaagcaataccgattgagggaaaagaaataattatataaaaataaatataaatatataaaaataaaaataaaaataaaaatagataaatatgtatatggaaaaaggactaaaaaggacagtctGAAACATAGGAATTCTATtcctccacaatgctaatagttTTCTCCACTCCATTCCTAAGACAAGTcgtacgccaatctatttcccacttcattaaatcttgttacATACATTGACCTTATGATCATCTAATTCCATTCAATTTTTTCTGGTTCGATGATGCCTTACGGCTGTCAAGTTTTGGCTATGTAGCAGAGCTCTTTGGTTTTCTAGGGGCTGTTACTAGGTAAATGGAATCCACTGCAGCAGAAGTTAATGTCGCACAATACAGTGGAAACATCCTTTTGTTAGTCAAAAAAAATGTATGTTATGTTCACTGTATTTCAACCTAATCAATTGTCTTGCGGACTGTTTGTCAAGATTGATAGGATCTTGAATATCATGGGCTGTGAGGAGCTTCattttgggcctaaatttcagtTTCCTTCTATGTTTTCTGGATTCTGATCTATTCGTGTTGAGGAAGAGAGCTCAAGTGAGTTTATGCACATTAATATTTTGTGGGTTGATCCCGACAACTGCAAGCATGACAGAACAAAGGCTTGTTCAAGAAGCGGAACTAGATTTCTTTATCCTTACATTCATTGCTATCACTCCAGTTTGCTCAAGCACATCGCAAAATTTTGACACCCTTAAAACGCAGGGAAGATTCGTTGCAGTCTGTCGAGGATATTTCTTTTAGGAACTCATGGGGAGTTATTGCGGTATACGCTGGCCTTGAGCGAGATATCTGACCTGGGATAAATGAAGTGCGCAAGGTGTGTTAGGAAGTCATTGCTTAGTAGAGAGGTAGAGCATCTGGCTTATGAACTGTTTTACTTTTTCATCCACTGATCATTCTAGTGAACTCAAGTGTGTAAAATAGTTCTGTGATCTGAATGCATCATAGTAAAGAGAATTTCAAGCTCCCTCTGCTCAAAATTTCTACTTCCTTCCTCCATCTTCTATATCTCTGTTTCGTTTCCCTCTTCTTCTAGATATCttgtgctaatttagtattTACACCATACAACATAAATTTCCATATTCAACGTGACACTTTACACCATACAACATAAATTTCCATCTTCAACATGACTTGTCACTATCTCAGAGGGATAAAAGACATACATCGAATGAGAGTGGTACTGAGTGTCTTTGAAGTCATATTTGCTGTTTTGTCAGCACCCTTTCATCTTATGTGGTAATTCCGTTTTGATCCGAATTCATTCGGTTTTGATATCTTTTATAAGGTCAAGTTATATCTTAAACTTCTATCATCCATTCGTGATATCGGTCGTCATGCTTCCATGCTCGACTGAATCTGGCTATCTCATGAGGTTGCGCCACTGGAAGTTGACTTAAATGCCTGGGTCATCATATAGCAGATTTTGttcctttgcaagaaaaatgtgGATATCGGTATATAAGCAAGCTCGGTTTGTTGGGAAATTCATAGGTACAACAATCATCGGCTCTACTTTTAGTTTTAGACACACAAGAAAATAAAGCTGTAAGCAGAAAAATTAATTCTTAATGCATGTCTCCCTGAGTGTACTAGATAATACATTGAATGATGTAGTCGGGACGATTTCAAAGGCCTGACTAAGTTAGATGAAGGattactttcaattttttgttgggGCCTGATGCatatccaatttattttctcgtCTATGTATGGTTGTATGGTTTTATAGGGTGATGCGTTGAAACCCTAGTATGATTATGTCCATTCATCTATCTTGTCTCTTTTGTTTGGTGTCTTAGAGTTCTTGTCCAGATTTTAGCATACTTTCTTAGAAAATTTCCCTCACTTGTTATCCTTATGGTAGGTGATGGTTTAACTCTTTGGTTGCACTGAACAAGGTATGTTGTGCTTCACTTTTTCCTATCTTTTCTCATTATCTAGCATGATGCAAATCTCTTGTGAAAGGAAGGAATTTGCCATCTCATTGCAGATCATGCACGGTTCTTATTTATCTGACCTTGAACACTGGGGTACTCGAATTTCCATCGATTAGGTGGATATTTTCCCTGCATATTGGCATCCCACTAGCCATGCCTAAATGTACATGTCGCTTGATGGGTGTTACTTCGCCCGGGTTGGGAAGCTGTTATGTAACTTTCAAGTTTAGATGATAATGTGAAGGTTGCCACTCTCAGTCACTAGGAAAAGTTTTGCTGGTTCGATCTGCTTTTTCAGGCAGATCTTTCCATATTCTTGCTCATCAATGCTGTGTTAAGAGAGATTTTTTTAAACGAAGGTCAGCATCGGCCATAACATTATCATCAAACATGGTCTGTCCTAGTCCTCAGTTCAACTGAGTTCTGCAACGAGCAGTTAACAACAGTCTTATGTACAAGTAAATGACATAAGCGAAACATGAGATTGTTGAGCTTTATGAGCCATTTGATGATATTGCTCAAACCTTCCATTTAGTGATTCTACAGGATCCTTGATGGAGGTTTTTGGACTAGAAGCTATTAGGTGTCTGATTGGACCGACCGAATTGAGTTGTGTGTCAACTCACTACTTGATTTCCAATATCTAGACCCGATCCTCCACTTGAGCTGGACAGAGATGATGTTTTGTTCCTTGTGGAAAAATCATATTGCACGCATGTCCTATTTTGAACTCATCGAGAACGAGGACCAGACCCAATTGCTTGGTGTTTAAGCTTACACGGTATACTTGTGGTCGTGACATGCAGGCTTATAGGGGTACATATAAATTTCTGTTGCGATGTGTGCCCTTTCGATTGTCTCCTTGCAGGCCATTTGTTGGTGAGAGTGAAGCACTTGATTCGAAAAGCGGATTGGATAACCAGCCAGGAATGTGACTCCTTGATTAACTGAGCCGTAGGAAGAAGGTGGGCATGCATTCTTGAATAAATTCCTCCTCTATTTTGGCGGCTTTAATGAATGTTTATCTCCGGTGGTCTTTACCAGATCCTTTTGTATGTCCTTGCCTTGTCTTTTTTCCACAAGACTTGCGATTAAGTGCCATCTTgaatataaatttcaaatcgagAGCTTCGATATCCTTTTGTCCCAATGGTCACATGGACGAATGCATGTGCATTTAATACCAGCATAGACAGGGATCCTGTATGAGATATGACTACTCTGAGATATGACTACTCTGCAATTATTATCTGTTGGTTTCACCTCTGCCATTGTATTATTGGATTGATCCTGAACATATGCAAATTAAAACCGAGAATTTCCTTGGCAGGGGAAACTCCAGAAATTTGCATGTGAATCGATTAGTTAATACTATATGGTCTCGACATTAAGATAACAGAGAGAataagagagaagtagagaagATGAAACTGATTCATTTTGTTCTGAAGTTTTTCATTGCCTATAGCCAAAATAGATGTGATGCAATTGTTACTCGGATTCTTAGAGGACAAGGATTCACGATTATGTGCAGGGGAGAGAGAATCTGGGCACTTGGGAATGGCAGACAACAAGCATGCTGTGTTATCGCGACACTTTTTTTCAGTCAGACCCTACACGCAGGTGCTGAGGGAGCTGGCAAATGTCGTTCCTTGGTTCGAGCTTGGCCAGATGGTTGTTCCATCGACCACTCATCTTCACTTTCTTTGTCACTCACATTGATTCACTTTCTCTGAATTATTTGTGTTTTTGCTAATGATTTTGTCAGCAACAGTCGATTTTTATGTGTGTTATGCGTGAtcaaatacattgaaaattaaaCCTTTATCGTACATAACAAGTGTCGTGGACTTCCGGTAACGCGGCGCATTGATCCAGATTTGAACTATTTCTTCTACGAAGTGTATTCTTCTAGCTTGCATCaatttccattattttttcaaatatatgcAGGATAATGCCTTTCAAACTTGTGGGGAAACAAATGAATCTGAGCTTTCATTGTATCTTCTTAAATATCTAGCGGCTCTAGTGCCCCAGCAGCAGGTCCATCACCTACTATCTGACTGGGTAATAAGTGGTCTTGCTCAACTTGCTGTATCCTGTACTATTCCCAAGTGCTTTGCAATTATACCCGAAATGTTTGTCTCTATGCTATGCAAACGGTTGGTCGTCATGATCCGCCGAAATGTTTTGACTGGTGGATCGCTTTTGGTACGTTATCCTTCTGCTACGCATAACGTGTAACAGAATGACTTCGCAATGTTCCCTGCATTTGCTTTGTCCTCAATGGGGTCATTGATCTTTTCTCCTATCCTGGAATGGAACTGGTATTGGGAGGAGAAGACCGATCCCAGCGATGATTTGTAGAGCACCTTCCGGTGCGGTCAGATGAGCCCTACAAGGGTTTTTCAGTAGGTGCATTGACCGCGGAAAAGGCAGTGGCCATGCTCGATTGGAGTGTGTATAGGAAAGTTTCTCCCATGGTGACACTATAATTAGAACAATTTAGTACCTTAACTGACGTAAAGTCCGTGCTCGCCACTGTAGATGCAACATACGAACATCTAAGGGGTGAGCGGCTTCAAGGTCAATTCACATGAAATCTATCTGTAAGAATCTGTTCTCCACATTTTGGAATTTGGATCCTATCTTGTATACCTTGCAATCTAGAATCTATCATGTCACAAGTTTTAGGGTCTATTCAGGTTATATCCGTCTTCTTATTGAAAGATTGCATTGAATCATCACATTTGATGACCACTATTTCTCGCTATAATTCATCAATCAcgactcatatttagacataaaaaaTATGAACTTTGTTAAAGTTTTGGTTATGGATATGATTGGAAATGTAAGTTTAGACTAGTTTTTTCGAATTGCACATTCATTATCGAACATTTGGGAATACCGTAGAAACACAAAGACTTGTTTGAAGTTTTAGGTTTAGGGGCACGTAACCTATTCGTTGGAATTGGCTCTTCAATTTTTGACCACCCATGTACATCTATAATtaagaaccatgctcacccccaTGAACGTCCCGAGACATTCTTCGTGACGTCCTATGATGGAGGCATTGATCAGGAATCACCCTATCTTCTCACGACAATAGGTAGCATTCATGAATTTAAAATGTACCTAAGTTCATCCTACGAAGACAGCAACATACATGAACACATAAATAAATTCATCCTACGAAGGCAGGTTGCTCTTTCATGTCAGCGGAATTCCCGATGGCCAATGGACTGTACGTCATCtactgaaaaggaaaaataaaaaaatctgtaTCGGGTGTTCTCATTCAAAGCCCTGCTGAGACACAATTTACTGCCTCTTTCACGGCTATTCAACCACCAACTGAAACGAGGGACCCTCCGCCATTAATAGCGGCGGAGAAATTTTCgcattcttcctcctcctcctccttgatATATATGCTGTGCTCTCCCTGCCATGCCAACTTGCTtccaccacctctctctctctctctctcgtcttatAGGATCGATACGAAGTCATCGTCGTCCATGGCTCTCCGGCTCCAGCTGGTAACAGCAgtcttcttcttcgttgcgTTTGCTCTGGCAAGCCTTGACGTCTCCGTCTGCCACGTTGTGAAGGGAAAAGTGTCCTGCCTTGACTGCAAGCAAGGCCATGACTTATCAGGTCTCCATACTCTTTTTCCACCTTATTTTCTCATGCCTTCTTAACATAATTATTCTTTGCCCGCGTCGTATCAACATGAACGGGGAAGTTCTCGAACTAGAAATGTCTGCGTGTACGCTGCACGACGTGACATTCGATGCACATTTCGTTTTTGTGCCTCGAGAACCATAACATTCATAAGTCGGGTCATGGGTAGCGAAGAGGCTCGGTTAT
The genomic region above belongs to Rhodamnia argentea isolate NSW1041297 chromosome 6, ASM2092103v1, whole genome shotgun sequence and contains:
- the LOC115734329 gene encoding LOW QUALITY PROTEIN: peroxidase 60 (The sequence of the model RefSeq protein was modified relative to this genomic sequence to represent the inferred CDS: inserted 2 bases in 2 codons; deleted 1 base in 1 codon; substituted 1 base at 1 genomic stop codon), which translates into the protein MAEWAQFKSTFEVEILFFFRRCEVTDVEAIVGGVTAAXFRKEPAITPALLHMRFHDCFVTGCDASILLDVNSSKKTVPPNLSIXGYDLIDAAKATVEAICPXVVSCADIIVMATRDAVSVGLTVSNMVLLLGGRTISVAHCSLFQDRLYNFQNTGKPNATMDLSLASALRSTCPNGKTKADNIVSLDRGPLSSSIMDNSYYKQILAHRGILQIDQEVALDRRTKDIVGTIAGGLDFSAKFGQAMVKLGALHNGSPGKIRESTKARQS
- the LOC115734501 gene encoding uncharacterized protein LOC115734501, with the translated sequence MDIRGPIRFRSSDSSSTHRFVGSFSPQNPSPSSSNAADDDLSEDDIFSAVDFSDAADHHHRHRGNNLSSQVPAAAAALSPCLRNHHLGRHRNSALGPPDGFGILAALPERETSSVFGRNVSVSPSSPLSAAAPLSSSRVIPAIPRPPQDRFPLASFSLAKKYHQSAPVNVPVLMARRHREFVEVGDENRDDDDEKDFDGEEMLPPHEIVARRLSRSQSVACSVLEGAGRTLKGRDLHRVRDAVLRQTGFLD